The Microlunatus antarcticus genomic sequence CCATCACGCCGACCGGCTGGAGCGACTGGAACACCGCGCTCGAGATCGTCGCCAAGTCGTGCAAGGCGGTCGGGATCGACGTCAAGACGAAGTTCCCGCAGGCACCGCAGGTCACGACGATGATCCAGAACGGCAACTTCGAGCTCGCCTGCTGGAACGCCTCGGGCGTCAGCGTGGCCAGCCCGTGGACGCGGTTCCGCGACGTCCTGGACGACCGGGGCATCGCGCCGATCGGCAAGACGGCGTTCTCGAACTTCACCCGCTTCTCGCACCCGGACGTGGCGGGCCTGCTCGACAGCGTGGGCTCGGCACCGGACGACGCCGCGCTCAAGGAGATCTACGGCAAGCTCGACGCGATCTACCGCGAGGGCATCCCCGTCATCCCGCTGATGTACCGGCCGAACGAGTTCTACGAGTACAACTCGTCGAACTGGTCGAACTTCCCCGACGAGAAGAACCCGTACGCCCCGCCCGGGTGGACCGGCGCCTCCATCGGCTGGATCTTCAACCTGAAGAAGGTCGGCACCTAGGCCTCGACGCGAACGCGCCGCCCCTCCTGCGGGAGGGGCGGAGCTTTCGTTCGTCGTACGAGGACGCAGGCCGGCCACTCGTCGTACGACCTGCGTCCGCTCGCCTTGGGTGAGTCTGCGCGGGTTCGAACTCGCGCAAACTCACCAAGAGCGAGCAGACGCGGAGCGAGGGGCGGGCTACGAACCTCGCCCCCACCATCTCCTCGTCGCTGCGTCCTTCCTTTGCGGTCGGCACCGGACGAACGCTCCCTGAGCCTGTTGAAGAGCAGAACGGGAAACGCTCCCTGAGCTTGTCGAAGGGCCTCGTAGAGGTTGGCTTCTTTCTCGTGGAGCCAACCCGTTCCGGGCCCTTCGACAAGCTCAGGGAGCGTTTCCCTGCGGCGCACCCGTACCCGTCAGTACGCCCGGCGGCGCGGCTGCTCGGGCGGGCGCCGCAGCGTGCCGGTGCCGCCCTGCTGCCACGGGTGCGGTCCGGCCTCGGGGCGGAAGTTCACGCCGAGCGCGTCGAGGCGGGCGAGGTGCCCCGCCAGCCGCGGCTGGAACTCCGCCCAGGAACGTCCCGCCGCGTCGGACCAGGCGACCTCGCTGTGCGCGCAGGCGCGGGGGAAGAGCATGTACTCGGCCCGCCGCATCGTCGGCACGTACTCGGTCCAGAGCTGGCACTGGGTCCCGAGCACGCGGGAGGTGCACTCCGGGGTCATGCCCTCGAGCGGCTCGAAGCCGTAGACCGTCTCGGTGGTGGTGAGCCCGCCGATCGCGTACTGCTCCTCGTCGCCCTCGCCGGGGTAGAAGTCGAGGTACGTGTGGCTGAAGGGCGCCATCACGACGTCGAGCCCGGCCTCGGCGGCCGCGACCCCGTGCTCGGCGCCGCGCCAGGCCATGGCGACGGCCCCCGGGAGCGGGCCCTCGTCGCAGATCTCGTCCCACCCGACCAGCTGGCGGCCGCGCTCGGCGAGGAAGTCGCGCAGTCGCTCCGTGAACCACCGCTGCAGGTGCGTCGCGTCGGCGAGGCCGCGCTCGGCGGCCAGGGCCTGCGCCGCCGGGCTGGCCAGCCACTCCGTGCGCGGGGCCTCGTCGCCGCCGACGTGCACGTAGCGGCTGGGGAACACCTCGAGCAGCTCGCCGAACAGGCCGAGGACGACGTCCACCGTCTCGTCGGTCAGGTTCAGCGTCTCGTCGAAGACGCCGAAGCCGGTGGCCGGTGCGTAGCCGGTCTCCGGGTGGTTGCCGAGCTCGGGGTAGGCCGCCAGCAGCGCCAGCGCGTGCCCGGGCAGGTCGATCTCGGGGACGACGGTGAGGCCGCGCTGCCCGGCGTACGCGACGACCGCGCGCAGCTGGTCGAGGGTGTAGAAGCCGCCGTGCGGGGTGCCGTCGCCCTGGGCGTCCCACTGCTTGCGGGTCTCGGTGCGCCAGCTCGCGACCGTCTGCAGCCGGGGGTGCGCGGCGCTCGGGAAGCGCCAACCCTGGTCCTCGGTCAGGTGCAGGTGGAGCACGTTGTACTTGTGCAGCGCCAGCAGGTCGACGACGCGGAAGAGGTCGGACAGCGGCAGGAAGTGGCGCCCGACGTCGACCATCACCCCGCGCCAGCCGAAGCGCGGCTCGTCGGCGACCGACACCAGCGGGACGGTCAGCGCGACCCCGCTCGGCGCCGCGCGCAGCACGTCGGGCGGGAGCAGCTGGCGCAGCGTCTGGACCGCCCAGTTCACGCCCTGCTCCGTGGCGGCGGTGATCGTGATCCCGGTCGCCGTCACGTCGAGCCGGTAGGCCTCCTCCGTCAGCGCGGGGTCCTCGACGAGGCGCAGCGCCCCGTCCGCGGCGAGCGGCAGGTCCAGCCCGGTGCCGGGTCCCAGCAGCCGCCGGGCGACGGCCGCCCAGGCGGGCGAGGCGTCGACGGCCAGATCGGTCGGCAGCACGTAGGTGCCGTCCTGCTGGTGCACCGAGGTGGGGCGGGGGACCAGGGCCAGAGCGTCGGAGGACATGCAGCGACCGTAGTGCTGGGTCGACCGGCGAGAATCGCGGGATGAGCTCCGCGGTGGTCGCCCGATGACGCTGCTCGCCCTCGACGCGGGCGGCACCAGCACCCGGGCGGTCGCCCTGACCCCGGCCGGGGACGTCCTCGGCTACGGACGAGGACCGGCCGGCAACCCGACCGCGGCCGGCATCGGCCCGGCCGCCGAGTCGATCGGCGCGGCCGCAGGCGTGGCCCTGCGGACGGCCGGGTCGGCCGAGGTGGCCGTCGTCGCGATGGCCGGGGAGCAGACCGACGCCTTCCGCACCGAGGTCACCGAGCGGCTCGCCGCGTACGGGGTGACGCGCGTGGTGCTCGAGCACGACCTGCTCGCGCTGTACTGCTCGGGCACGCCGGCGCCCGACGGCTACGCGCTGATCGCGGGCACCGGCACCGTGGCCGCCCGGGTCGTCGGGGGCGGCCTCGCGGCGGTCGTCGGCGGGCGCGGCTGGCTGCTGGGCGACGCGGGTGGCGGCTTCTGGATCGGGCGGCGGGTGGCGCGCGCGGTGGTCGCCGCGCTCGACGGGCAGGCCCCGCCCACCGCGCTCACGCCGCTCGTGCTGGCGGCGCTGGGCATCGACATGCGGACGGCCGACCCCGAGGACCCCGTCGCCCGGGCGGCGCTCGTCCGCCAGCTCGTGTCCTCGGTGTACGCCCGCCGCCCGGTCGCGCTGGCCGAGCTCGCCCCGCTCGCGTTCGCGGTGCCGAACGACCCGGCGGCCCGGTCGATCGTGGTCGCCGCGTCGCGGGCGCTGGCCGACCTGGTCGACGCCGTCCGGGTGCCCGAGCTGGCCGGGCCGGTGGTCGTGGGCGGCAGCGTCGTCGTCCGCGGCATCCTCGGCGCACCGGAGTCTCTGGCCGCCGACCTCGTGCCCCCGGCCGGGGAGACCCCGGTCGTTCCGGTGCCCGACGGCCTGGTCGGCGCCGCCGTCCTGGCCCTGCGGCACACCGGGCACGCGGTCGACGAGGCGACGTTCCTCCGGCTGCAGGAACGGGTCCTGGCGTACGCGCTCAGGGCGTCGGCATAGACCCGACCATCAGCGGCGAGCCCGTGAGGGGGACGCAGCCGCAGGTGGTGCCGTACTCGACGTCGAGGTCGACGCTGACCCGCCGGGGCGGCAGCGTCGGGTCCAGCGTCCGCTCGGCGAGGAGCTGCATCGTGCGGCTGGCGACCGTCGCCACCGGGACCACCGCTTGCGTGGGGCGCAGCCCGGTGACGGTGGCCTCCCCGATCGAGTCGATCGTGGTGACCACGACGTCGCGAGGAACGGTCAGGCCGAGCGACTCGATGGCCGCGAGGGCCCCCCAGAACATGCGGTTGTTGGTCGTGAACACCCCGAACGGGGGTTCGAGCGTCCGGAACAGCGCGTACGCCCCGGCCGCCGCCTCGTCCGGGGTGGTGTGGCCGTCGGTGACGTGAGGTCGCAGCCCGGCCGCCCGCACCACGCGGCGGTAGCCGTTCTGCCGGTCCCCGATGTTGGAGATCGACCGGTCCCCGGCGACGAGGGCGACCCGTTCCAGCCGGTGGTGGCCCACCATGTGCCCGACGAGGACCTCGGCCGCCCGGCGGTTGGCGGGCAGCACGTGGTCGGCGATGCCCCGGACGGAGGGGACGGTCCGGTCGAGGACGACCGTGGGGATCTCGGACACCGCGTCGGGCAGGCTCGGCGCCCCGCAGGGCAGGACGATCAGCCCGTCGACGCGCTGCTGGCGGAACAGCCGCAGGTAGCGCTCCTCCTGGTCCACGTCCTCGTCCGAGTCGCCGAGCAGCAGGGCCGGGCTGGCCGGGGTGAGCCGCTCCTCGATCGCGCGCGTCAGCAGCCCGAAGAACCCGTTGCGGACGTCGGGGATGATCAGCCCGACGAAGCCCGAGCGTCGGGTCCGCAGCCCGATCGCCGCGGCGTCGCCGACGTAGCCGAGCTCCCGCACCGACGCCAGCACGCGCTCGCGCGTCTCGGCGCTGACGTAGACCTCGTCGTTCAGCACCCGGGAGACCGTCTTCGCCGAGACGCCGGCGTGCTCCGCCACGTCCAGGAGGCGGGTCGGCCGGCGCCGCCCGCTCACGGACTGCCCGGCAGGGTCGAGGGAAGCCGGTCGGCGGGCCAGGTCCCCGCGGCCACCCCGGCCAGCAGCGCCGCGCCGCGCGCCACGGACTCGGGGTCGTCCACCACCAGCAGGCCGTGGGTCGCCCGGTCCCGCTTCGCCCGCACCCAGCGGGGCGAGCGGGTTCCACCGCCGGTCAGCAGGGTGGGCTGGTCGGCGCCGCTCAGCCACCGGAGCCTCGCCTCGCCGGCGGCCGCCTGCTCGGCGTAGCCGTCGAGGGCGTCGGCCCAGGCCTGGCCGGGGTCGTGCCACAGGTCCGGACGCAGGTCGTCCGGGCCGACCAGGCCGTCCTCGAGCCCGAGGAGGGCGGCCGCATCGAGCGGACGGTGCTGCGGCCGGTCCTGCGCCAGCCGCTCCAGCTCCTCGCGCGGGACCTGCAGCAGCCCGGCGAGGTTCTCCAGCCCCCGCCCCGGACGCAGGTGCTCCCACAGCAGCATCAGCGTGGGCCGTCCCGGCCAGCCGGTCACCGTGAGGTGCCCCGGCATCTCGTCGAGCGGCGGAGCCGGCCGGGCGGCGTCCCACCCGACGAGGAGCGGCTCGCCCGTACCCATGGAGTCGGTCACCATCTCCGGCCGCGCGCCCGAGCCGACCACGCTCACCGGGTGGTCGTGCCCGGCGATCGTCACGGGCACGCCGCCCGGCAGCCCCGTGCTCGCGGCGGCCGCCCGGGTCACGGTGCCCACCGGGATCCCGGCCGGGACGACCGGCGCCCACTCGACGTCGACCCCGACGAGGGCGAGCAGGTCGTCGTCGTAACGGCCGGTGGTCGGGTCGAAGGCGCCGCTGGTGGCGGCGAGCGACGGCTCCTGCGCGACCGACCCGGTCAGCATCCAGACGACCAGGCCCGCCGCCCCGGTCCAGCGCCCCGTCGGGCGGACCCCCCGCCCGGCCAACCAGCCGATCTTGCTCAGGGTCGTCCAGGAACGGGCGCGCCGCCCGGTGCGCCGCACCAGCTCGGCCTGGCCCAGCGCGGCGACCAGCCGGTCGGCGGTGGCCTGTCCGTACGGGTCGTGCCAGGCCAGCATCGGCACGTCGGCGACGCCGTCGACGCCGTCGACGCCGACCCAGCCCCCCGACTCGCCGAGACCCGCCACCCCGACCCCGACGACCCCGGGCAGCCACGGCGCCAGGTCGGCCAGCAGCGTACGGACGGACCCGAGGAGGGCGTCGACGCTCGTCCCGGTCGTGGCTCCCGGGGTCGGCGCGAAGGGTGACCGCACCGAGCGCCCGGCCACGCGGGAGCCGTCCAGCCCGACCAGCGTGGCCTTGACCGCCGAGGTGCCGAGGTCGAGACCCAGCAGGGTCGGCGGAACCAGGGCCATCCGCGGACCCTAGCAGCGCCGTCCTCTAGTCTGTCCACCGTTGTCAGACAACGGACGCCAGAGCACTGGCTCCCGGCCCGCCGACGACGTCAGGACGGACGGACGAGGAACCATGGCACTGATCACCCTGCGGGCAGCGCTCGACGCGGCGAAGGACGGCGGCTACGGGGTGGGGGCCTTCAACGTCACCGACCTGGTGCAGGTCGAGGCGGTGCTGGAAGCGGCGCGGGAGACCGACTCGCCGGTCATCGTGCAGACCATCGTCGGCGCGTCGGCCCACGGCTCCGACGAGCTCTTCTGGGACGCGATGCGGACGACGATCGCGCGCTACCCCGACGTCCCGGTCGTGCTCCACCTCGACCACGGCCCGAGCTACGACGACTGCGTCCGAGCGATCGACGCCGGCTTCACCAGCGTCATGATCGACGGCAGCCTCGCCGAGGACCGCGTCACCCACGCGACCTTCGCGGAGAACGTCGCCGTCACGGCACGGGTGACCGCGTACGCGGCCGCGCACGGGGTGTCCGTCGAGGGCGAGCTGGGCACGATCGGCGGCTCCGAGGACGGCGGGGTGCACAAGGAGATCGTGCTGGCCGACCCCGACGAGGCGGCGCAGTTCGTCGAGAGCACCGGTGTCGACGCGCTCGCCGTGGCGATCGGCACGTCGCACGGGGCGTACAAGTTCTCCAGCCCGCCGGACGGCACGGTGCTGCACATGGACCTGATCTCGGCGATCGCCGCCCGGGTGCCCGACACGCACCTGGTGATGCACGGGTCGTCGTCGCTGCCCGCCGACCTCCGCGAGGTGATCAACGCGCACGGCGGGACGCTCCCGGAGTCGTGGGGGGTGCCCGAGTCGGAGAAGGCCCGCTCGACCAAGCTCGGCGTGCGCAAGATCAACCAGGGGATGGACTCGCACATGGCCTTCGCCGCCGCGGTCCGCAGCTATCTCGACGAGGACGGCATCAACGTCGACCCGGCGCTCTACGAGCGTCGCGGCCGGGTGGCGATGCAGCAGCTGGTGGCCGAGCGGATGCGCGTGTTCGGTCAGGCCGGCCAGGCCAGCCGGCACCGCTGAGGGCGTGCCGCCCGGCTGAGCCGCATCCCGCTCGAGGCATCGCGCCCTGACCCGTCTTCAGACCGGTGCGGGGACACGATGACCGATCGTGCGTGTTCAGCCACGTCTTCAGACCGGTACGGGGTTGCGGTGGCTGGTCGGGGCGCGATGCGTACGCCTCCCGCACCGGTCTGAAGACGCGGACCCACGCACACCCGGGACGCGCAAACAGCCCGCACCGGTCTGAAGACGCAACCTGGGTCGGGCGGGTGGTTCCTGCCCCGGACAAGCCGAAGGGCCGAGGACGGGCTCGCGCCCGTCCCCGGCCCTCGGGGTCGGTCCTACTTCTCGCCCCAGCAGAGCTTGAGGCCCTCGGTGGTGTCGATGCTGTCGAGCCCGTCGACCTTCTTGTCGGTCACCAGCTGGACCCCGGTGTCGTAGAAGTCGAGCCCCGGCGTCACGGCCGGCTTCTCGCCGCCCCGGGCGATCTTGGCGATCGCCTCGACGCCGAGCTGGGCCATCTTCAGCGGGTACTGCTGCGAGGTCGCGCCGATGGTGCCGTTCTGCACGTTCTCGACCCCCTGGCAGCCGCCGTCGACGGAGACGATGAGCGCGCTCTTGCCGGCCGCCTTGAGGGCGTCCGCCGCACCGGCCGCACCGGGCTCGTTCAGCGTGTAGACGGTGTCGATGTCGCCGCTCTTGGACAGGCAGGCCTCCATCGCCGACTTGCCGCCGTCCTGGGCGCCCTTGGTGGGCTCGTTGCAGACGATCTCGTAGTCGCCGCCCTTGCCGCCGGTGTACTTGCCGGTCTTGTCCTCGTCGCCGTTCTTGGTCTTGTCCTTGGTGTCGATGCCCATCCCGGTCAGGAAGCCCTGGTCGCGGTTGTAGTCGACGGAGATGACCTTGTCGTTGAAGGCGTCGAGCAGCGCGATCGTGGCCTTCTTGCCGTCGAGCTGTGCGGCGGTCCACTTGCCGATGGCCTCGCCCGCCGCGAAGTTGTCCGTCGCGAAGGTGATGTCGACCGTGTTCGCCGGCTCCGGCGGGGTGTCGAGGGCGATGACGAACAGGCCCGCCTGACGCGCGTTGGTGATCGCGGTGTTGATGCCCGGGCCGTTCGGGGTGATCAGGATGCCCTGGTCCCCGCGAACCACGGCGGCCTCGATGGCCTCGACCTGGCCGGCCTCGTCGCCGTCCTCCTTGCCCGCCGCGATCGTCAGCTTGACGTTGTTGGCCTCGGACGCCTGCTTGGCGCCGTTCTGCATGGCGATCCAGAAGGGGTTGATCGAGTCCTTGGTGATGAGCGTGACCGCGACCTCCTTGTCGCCGCCGGCGGCGGACGAGCCGGAGCCGGTCGCGCCGGGGGTGGCGGAGCCGCTGCACCCGGCCAGGACGAGGGTGGTGGCGGCGATCAGGGTCGCCGGGACCAGACCGAGCCGACGGGGGAACGAGCGTCGTTGCATGTGTACCTCCACGTGGTGTTTAGTCGGCATTCATACAGGGGTGTAGGACTTATGTCTAGTAGTTGGCCTAAGTGGGCCGAGGGCTGACCGTCCTCGAGCGGGGTAAACGGTCGGTCGTGGAGGAGGCAGCATGGCGCGACTGACGGTCGGCACCAGCGCCGGCGAGGTGCTCGGACTCATCGCCTCGGGCGAGGCGCGGACCCGCGGCGCCCTGGCCCGGCACACCGGGTTGTCGCGGGCCACCATGGGCGAACGCCTCGAGACGCTCTTCCGCGCCGGGCTGATCGACGAGGGCGAGCTGGCCAAGCCGTCGGGCGGTCGGCCGTCGCGGGTGCTCGCCCTCGACACACGGCGCTACGTCGTCCTGGCCGCGGACGTGGGCGAGGACCACGTCCGGCTGCTGCTCACCGACCTGACCGGCCGGGTCGTCGCCGAGCGGCTGGGCTCGATGCCGGTCAGCGCCGGGGCCGTCGCCGTCCTCGGCTGGGTCACGACCACCGGCCGGCGGCTGCTCGACGAGGCCGACCGCTCGCCGCACCACCTGCTCGGCGTCGGGCTGTCGCTCCCGGCCCTC encodes the following:
- a CDS encoding ketose-bisphosphate aldolase gives rise to the protein MALITLRAALDAAKDGGYGVGAFNVTDLVQVEAVLEAARETDSPVIVQTIVGASAHGSDELFWDAMRTTIARYPDVPVVLHLDHGPSYDDCVRAIDAGFTSVMIDGSLAEDRVTHATFAENVAVTARVTAYAAAHGVSVEGELGTIGGSEDGGVHKEIVLADPDEAAQFVESTGVDALAVAIGTSHGAYKFSSPPDGTVLHMDLISAIAARVPDTHLVMHGSSSLPADLREVINAHGGTLPESWGVPESEKARSTKLGVRKINQGMDSHMAFAAAVRSYLDEDGINVDPALYERRGRVAMQQLVAERMRVFGQAGQASRHR
- a CDS encoding substrate-binding domain-containing protein; the protein is MQRRSFPRRLGLVPATLIAATTLVLAGCSGSATPGATGSGSSAAGGDKEVAVTLITKDSINPFWIAMQNGAKQASEANNVKLTIAAGKEDGDEAGQVEAIEAAVVRGDQGILITPNGPGINTAITNARQAGLFVIALDTPPEPANTVDITFATDNFAAGEAIGKWTAAQLDGKKATIALLDAFNDKVISVDYNRDQGFLTGMGIDTKDKTKNGDEDKTGKYTGGKGGDYEIVCNEPTKGAQDGGKSAMEACLSKSGDIDTVYTLNEPGAAGAADALKAAGKSALIVSVDGGCQGVENVQNGTIGATSQQYPLKMAQLGVEAIAKIARGGEKPAVTPGLDFYDTGVQLVTDKKVDGLDSIDTTEGLKLCWGEK
- a CDS encoding FGGY family carbohydrate kinase, whose protein sequence is MALVPPTLLGLDLGTSAVKATLVGLDGSRVAGRSVRSPFAPTPGATTGTSVDALLGSVRTLLADLAPWLPGVVGVGVAGLGESGGWVGVDGVDGVADVPMLAWHDPYGQATADRLVAALGQAELVRRTGRRARSWTTLSKIGWLAGRGVRPTGRWTGAAGLVVWMLTGSVAQEPSLAATSGAFDPTTGRYDDDLLALVGVDVEWAPVVPAGIPVGTVTRAAAASTGLPGGVPVTIAGHDHPVSVVGSGARPEMVTDSMGTGEPLLVGWDAARPAPPLDEMPGHLTVTGWPGRPTLMLLWEHLRPGRGLENLAGLLQVPREELERLAQDRPQHRPLDAAALLGLEDGLVGPDDLRPDLWHDPGQAWADALDGYAEQAAAGEARLRWLSGADQPTLLTGGGTRSPRWVRAKRDRATHGLLVVDDPESVARGAALLAGVAAGTWPADRLPSTLPGSP
- a CDS encoding beta-N-acetylhexosaminidase, producing MSSDALALVPRPTSVHQQDGTYVLPTDLAVDASPAWAAVARRLLGPGTGLDLPLAADGALRLVEDPALTEEAYRLDVTATGITITAATEQGVNWAVQTLRQLLPPDVLRAAPSGVALTVPLVSVADEPRFGWRGVMVDVGRHFLPLSDLFRVVDLLALHKYNVLHLHLTEDQGWRFPSAAHPRLQTVASWRTETRKQWDAQGDGTPHGGFYTLDQLRAVVAYAGQRGLTVVPEIDLPGHALALLAAYPELGNHPETGYAPATGFGVFDETLNLTDETVDVVLGLFGELLEVFPSRYVHVGGDEAPRTEWLASPAAQALAAERGLADATHLQRWFTERLRDFLAERGRQLVGWDEICDEGPLPGAVAMAWRGAEHGVAAAEAGLDVVMAPFSHTYLDFYPGEGDEEQYAIGGLTTTETVYGFEPLEGMTPECTSRVLGTQCQLWTEYVPTMRRAEYMLFPRACAHSEVAWSDAAGRSWAEFQPRLAGHLARLDALGVNFRPEAGPHPWQQGGTGTLRRPPEQPRRRAY
- a CDS encoding N-acetylglucosamine kinase; protein product: MTLLALDAGGTSTRAVALTPAGDVLGYGRGPAGNPTAAGIGPAAESIGAAAGVALRTAGSAEVAVVAMAGEQTDAFRTEVTERLAAYGVTRVVLEHDLLALYCSGTPAPDGYALIAGTGTVAARVVGGGLAAVVGGRGWLLGDAGGGFWIGRRVARAVVAALDGQAPPTALTPLVLAALGIDMRTADPEDPVARAALVRQLVSSVYARRPVALAELAPLAFAVPNDPAARSIVVAASRALADLVDAVRVPELAGPVVVGGSVVVRGILGAPESLAADLVPPAGETPVVPVPDGLVGAAVLALRHTGHAVDEATFLRLQERVLAYALRASA
- a CDS encoding LacI family DNA-binding transcriptional regulator encodes the protein MAEHAGVSAKTVSRVLNDEVYVSAETRERVLASVRELGYVGDAAAIGLRTRRSGFVGLIIPDVRNGFFGLLTRAIEERLTPASPALLLGDSDEDVDQEERYLRLFRQQRVDGLIVLPCGAPSLPDAVSEIPTVVLDRTVPSVRGIADHVLPANRRAAEVLVGHMVGHHRLERVALVAGDRSISNIGDRQNGYRRVVRAAGLRPHVTDGHTTPDEAAAGAYALFRTLEPPFGVFTTNNRMFWGALAAIESLGLTVPRDVVVTTIDSIGEATVTGLRPTQAVVPVATVASRTMQLLAERTLDPTLPPRRVSVDLDVEYGTTCGCVPLTGSPLMVGSMPTP